Part of the Streptomyces sp. WMMC500 genome is shown below.
GGGCGGGCATCGGCGGTGGCGGCGCGCTCGGCGGCCCCACCGGGCACAAGTAGCACCCCGAGGAGCAGCGCGAGCACGGCGCGCAGGGCGAACCTGCGGACGAGCGCTGCACGGGCGATCACATACTTCAGGTAACCATGGCGCTACGGTCCGTACAGTCCGCCCTGAGGGTGACGCTGCGTGCGCCGCGGCGCCCCGCGGCAGGCGCCCGCGTCGCCCGTACCCGGGCCGTACGCGCCGCGCACGCCCGCGCTGGCCGCGCTGGCCGCGCTGGCCGCGCTGGCCGCGCTGGCTTACGAGCCGTTCCCCGGCCCCTTCCTACGCGCCCCCGCCCCCGCCGCCCCCGGTGCCTCCCGGAACGCCGCCGCGAACTCCGCGATCTCCCGCCGTCCGTCCCCCGCCCGCCACACCAGCGCCAGCTCGCACGGCGCCAGCCCCCGTACCGGCACGGACACCACGTCCGGCCGCGGGTACAGCCGCGCGTTGCCCTCCGCCAGCAGCACCACGCCGAGCCCCGCGCCCACCGCCTCGAACACCTCCTCCGGCGACGACGCCTCCAGCGCCACCACCGGCTCCCGCCCGCCCCGCTCCGCCGTGCCCAGCCAGAAGTCGCGCAGCGGGCCCGCCGAGTGGGGCAGCGCCACGAACGGCTCGTCGAGCAGCTCCGCGAAGGCCACCTCCGTCCGGTCCGCGAACCGGTGCCGCAGCGGGAGCGCCACCCAGCGCTCCTCCCGCGCGAGGACCTTCGCCGTCAGCTCCGCGCCCACCCCCGGCACCGGCAGCCAGCAGAACGCCGCGTCGGCGGCCCCGCCGGCCAGTCCCGCCGTGGGGTCCTCCCAGTTGACCAGCCGCAGCGAGATCCGCCAGCCCCGCTCGCGGAACCGGCTCAGCACCTCCCGCTGCAGGTCACGCCCCACCGCCGTCTGCATGCCCACCGCCAGCGACGCCACCGGCCCCGCGGTGCGCGCGGCCCGTACCGCCTCCGCCCAGCCCGCCGCCAGCTCCCGGGCCGCCGGCAGCAGCGCCGCGCCCTGCGGGGTCAGCGCGATCGCGCGCGCCCGCCGCTCGAAGAGGGGGAAGCCGAGCTGCCGCTCCAGCGCCCGGATCTGCTTGGACAGCGCGGGCTGGGAGACGTACAGCCGCTCGGCGGCGCGGGTGAAGCTCAGCTCTTCCGCGACCGCCGCGAAGTAGCGCAGATCGCGTACGTGGACGTCCATAGCCACCGGTTATAGCCGTAGGTCTTGGACGCCGCGAGGGAATTCCACGGAGGCTGCGGGCATGACGACAGCTTCGAACGCCGTTCCCGCCCGCACCCTCGGTGCCCTCGAATCCCCCGCCATCGGCTACGGCGCGATGGTGCTCTCGCCCGGCGTGTACGGCGAGACCGACGACGACCGCGGCGTCGCGGCGGTGCGCGCCGCGCTCGACGCGGGCGCCACGCACGTCGACAGCTCCGACGCCTACGGCCCCGACGGCCACAACGAGCGCCTGGTCGGCCGGGCGCTGCGCGGCCGGCGCGACGAGGTGGTGGTGGCCACGAAGTTCGGGCTGCGCCTGCCCGAGGGCGCCGGAGGGCGCACGCATCCCGTCAGCTACGCCTTCGGGCACCTCACGGTCAACGCCGAGCCGCGGTTCGTGCGCGGCTATGCCGAGAGTTCGCTGCGCAATCTGCAGACCGACCGCATCGACCTGTACTACGTGCACTACCCCGACCCCGCGGTGCCGATCGAGGACACGGCGGGCGCGATGGCCGAGCTGGTCGCCGAGGGCAAGGTGCGCCACCTGGGCCTGTCGAACGTCACCGCGGAGCAGTTGCGGCGTGCGCACGCCGTGCACCCGGTCGCGGCGGTGCAGACGCAGTGGTCGATGTGGACGCCCGTCGACCCGGAGCTGCACGCGGCGGCGCGCGAGCTGGGCGTCGGCCTCGTCGCGTGGGGGCCGCTGGGTACGGGGTTCCTCACCGGCTCCGTGACGGACGTCGCGGAGAGCGACTTCCGCCGCAACATCGGCGCCTTCGACGCCGCCAACCTCAGGACCAACCACGACCGCTTCGCGCCGCTGCGCGCGGTCGCCGCGGACGTGGGGCTCACGCCGGGGCAGCTCGCGCTGGCGTGGCTGCTGCACCGGGACGACCACGTGGTGCCCATTCCCGGCAGCAGGACGCCCGCGCACATCGAGGAGAACGTGGCGGCGGCCCGCGTCGAGCTGCACC
Proteins encoded:
- a CDS encoding LysR substrate-binding domain-containing protein, translating into MDVHVRDLRYFAAVAEELSFTRAAERLYVSQPALSKQIRALERQLGFPLFERRARAIALTPQGAALLPAARELAAGWAEAVRAARTAGPVASLAVGMQTAVGRDLQREVLSRFRERGWRISLRLVNWEDPTAGLAGGAADAAFCWLPVPGVGAELTAKVLAREERWVALPLRHRFADRTEVAFAELLDEPFVALPHSAGPLRDFWLGTAERGGREPVVALEASSPEEVFEAVGAGLGVVLLAEGNARLYPRPDVVSVPVRGLAPCELALVWRAGDGRREIAEFAAAFREAPGAAGAGARRKGPGNGS
- a CDS encoding aldo/keto reductase, with product MTTASNAVPARTLGALESPAIGYGAMVLSPGVYGETDDDRGVAAVRAALDAGATHVDSSDAYGPDGHNERLVGRALRGRRDEVVVATKFGLRLPEGAGGRTHPVSYAFGHLTVNAEPRFVRGYAESSLRNLQTDRIDLYYVHYPDPAVPIEDTAGAMAELVAEGKVRHLGLSNVTAEQLRRAHAVHPVAAVQTQWSMWTPVDPELHAAARELGVGLVAWGPLGTGFLTGSVTDVAESDFRRNIGAFDAANLRTNHDRFAPLRAVAADVGLTPGQLALAWLLHRDDHVVPIPGSRTPAHIEENVAAARVELHPDTLARIDEILTGLAPEGGARLLGA